The Etheostoma cragini isolate CJK2018 chromosome 15, CSU_Ecrag_1.0, whole genome shotgun sequence genome window below encodes:
- the LOC117957918 gene encoding septin-9-like isoform X6, which translates to MKKYSYPVRSASGRTRRTEREGSGITSPRPEVIPSYSSRAMSEAVAPDAMVSPAVGIPYGEKASGPVLDFGYVGIDAILEQMRRKAMKQGFELNIMVVGQSGLGKSTLMNTLFKSKVSRKSVLATAQEKIPKTIEMKSISHDIEEKGVRMKLTVIDTPGFGDQINNENCWQPIMKFINDQYEAYLQEEININRKKRIPDSRVHCCIYFIPPTGHCLRPLDVEFMRRLSKVVNIVPVIAKADTLTLEERDFFKKKIREELRANGIDVYPQKEFDEDAEDRMINEKIREMIPFAVVGSDQEYQVNGRRLLGRKTKWGTIEVENIAHCEFAYLRDLLIRTHMQNIKDITSSIHYEMYRVRRLNENNTVLAHANGIPEHHLSAHEM; encoded by the exons GACCAGAAGTGATTCCCAGCTACAGCAGCCGTGCCATGTCTGAGGCAGTGGCACCTGATGCTATGGTTTCCCCAGCAGTGGGTATCCCGTACGGCGAGAAGGCCAGTGGCCCTGTGTTGGACTTTGGTTATGTGGGCATTGATGCCATTCTGGAACAGATGAGAAGGAAGGCCATGAAGCAGGGCTTCGAGCTCAACATTATGGTTGTGG GACAGAGTGGCCTGGGAAAGTCTACGCTAATGAACACGCTGTTCAAGTCTAAAGTCAGCCGTAAATCAGTGCTGGCTACAGCCCAGGAGAAGATCCCCAAAACAATCGAAATGAAGTCCATCAGTCATG ACATTGAGGAGAAGGGAGTGAGAATGAAGCTGACAGTCATTGACACACCAGGCTTTGGAGACCAGATCAACAATGAGAACTG CTGGCAGCCCATCATGAAGTTTATTAATGACCAGTATGAGGCGTACCTGCAGGAGGAGATTAACATAAACAGGAAGAAACGGATTCCAGACTCCAGAGTCCACTGCTGCATATACTTCATTCCCCCGACCGGACACTG TCTGCGGCCTCTTGATGTAGAATTCATGAGACGTCTCAGTAAGGTGGTCAACATTGTCCCAGTTATTGCCAAGGCGGATACACTCACCTTAGAGGAGAGGGACTTCTTCAAAAAGAAG ATCAGGGAAGAGCTGCGAGCCAATGGGATTGACGTGTACCCTCAGAAGGAATTTGATGAGGATGCTGAGGACAGAATGATCAACGAGAAGATTAGG GAGATGATTCCATTTGCTGTGGTGGGCAGCGACCAGGAGTACCAGGTCAATGGCAGGAGGCTGCTGGGGAGAAAGACCAAGTGGGGAACCATTGAAG TTGAGAACATAGCCCACTGTGAGTTTGCCTATTTACGGGATCTCCTCATCAG GACCCATATGCAGAACATTAAGGACATCACCAGCAGCATTCATTATGAAATGTATCGTGTTAGGCGCCTCAATGAGAATAACACAGTGTTGGCTCATGCCAACGGTATCCCAGAACACCATCTTTCTGCCCACGAGATGTAG
- the LOC117957918 gene encoding septin-9-like isoform X7 has product MEGDKFSGPEVIPSYSSRAMSEAVAPDAMVSPAVGIPYGEKASGPVLDFGYVGIDAILEQMRRKAMKQGFELNIMVVGQSGLGKSTLMNTLFKSKVSRKSVLATAQEKIPKTIEMKSISHDIEEKGVRMKLTVIDTPGFGDQINNENCWQPIMKFINDQYEAYLQEEININRKKRIPDSRVHCCIYFIPPTGHCLRPLDVEFMRRLSKVVNIVPVIAKADTLTLEERDFFKKKIREELRANGIDVYPQKEFDEDAEDRMINEKIREMIPFAVVGSDQEYQVNGRRLLGRKTKWGTIEVENIAHCEFAYLRDLLIRTHMQNIKDITSSIHYEMYRVRRLNENNTVLAHANGIPEHHLSAHEM; this is encoded by the exons GACCAGAAGTGATTCCCAGCTACAGCAGCCGTGCCATGTCTGAGGCAGTGGCACCTGATGCTATGGTTTCCCCAGCAGTGGGTATCCCGTACGGCGAGAAGGCCAGTGGCCCTGTGTTGGACTTTGGTTATGTGGGCATTGATGCCATTCTGGAACAGATGAGAAGGAAGGCCATGAAGCAGGGCTTCGAGCTCAACATTATGGTTGTGG GACAGAGTGGCCTGGGAAAGTCTACGCTAATGAACACGCTGTTCAAGTCTAAAGTCAGCCGTAAATCAGTGCTGGCTACAGCCCAGGAGAAGATCCCCAAAACAATCGAAATGAAGTCCATCAGTCATG ACATTGAGGAGAAGGGAGTGAGAATGAAGCTGACAGTCATTGACACACCAGGCTTTGGAGACCAGATCAACAATGAGAACTG CTGGCAGCCCATCATGAAGTTTATTAATGACCAGTATGAGGCGTACCTGCAGGAGGAGATTAACATAAACAGGAAGAAACGGATTCCAGACTCCAGAGTCCACTGCTGCATATACTTCATTCCCCCGACCGGACACTG TCTGCGGCCTCTTGATGTAGAATTCATGAGACGTCTCAGTAAGGTGGTCAACATTGTCCCAGTTATTGCCAAGGCGGATACACTCACCTTAGAGGAGAGGGACTTCTTCAAAAAGAAG ATCAGGGAAGAGCTGCGAGCCAATGGGATTGACGTGTACCCTCAGAAGGAATTTGATGAGGATGCTGAGGACAGAATGATCAACGAGAAGATTAGG GAGATGATTCCATTTGCTGTGGTGGGCAGCGACCAGGAGTACCAGGTCAATGGCAGGAGGCTGCTGGGGAGAAAGACCAAGTGGGGAACCATTGAAG TTGAGAACATAGCCCACTGTGAGTTTGCCTATTTACGGGATCTCCTCATCAG GACCCATATGCAGAACATTAAGGACATCACCAGCAGCATTCATTATGAAATGTATCGTGTTAGGCGCCTCAATGAGAATAACACAGTGTTGGCTCATGCCAACGGTATCCCAGAACACCATCTTTCTGCCCACGAGATGTAG
- the LOC117957918 gene encoding septin-9-like isoform X8 — MSEAVAPDAMVSPAVGIPYGEKASGPVLDFGYVGIDAILEQMRRKAMKQGFELNIMVVGQSGLGKSTLMNTLFKSKVSRKSVLATAQEKIPKTIEMKSISHDIEEKGVRMKLTVIDTPGFGDQINNENCWQPIMKFINDQYEAYLQEEININRKKRIPDSRVHCCIYFIPPTGHCLRPLDVEFMRRLSKVVNIVPVIAKADTLTLEERDFFKKKIREELRANGIDVYPQKEFDEDAEDRMINEKIREMIPFAVVGSDQEYQVNGRRLLGRKTKWGTIEVENIAHCEFAYLRDLLIRTHMQNIKDITSSIHYEMYRVRRLNENNTVLAHANGIPEHHLSAHEM; from the exons ATGTCTGAGGCAGTGGCACCTGATGCTATGGTTTCCCCAGCAGTGGGTATCCCGTACGGCGAGAAGGCCAGTGGCCCTGTGTTGGACTTTGGTTATGTGGGCATTGATGCCATTCTGGAACAGATGAGAAGGAAGGCCATGAAGCAGGGCTTCGAGCTCAACATTATGGTTGTGG GACAGAGTGGCCTGGGAAAGTCTACGCTAATGAACACGCTGTTCAAGTCTAAAGTCAGCCGTAAATCAGTGCTGGCTACAGCCCAGGAGAAGATCCCCAAAACAATCGAAATGAAGTCCATCAGTCATG ACATTGAGGAGAAGGGAGTGAGAATGAAGCTGACAGTCATTGACACACCAGGCTTTGGAGACCAGATCAACAATGAGAACTG CTGGCAGCCCATCATGAAGTTTATTAATGACCAGTATGAGGCGTACCTGCAGGAGGAGATTAACATAAACAGGAAGAAACGGATTCCAGACTCCAGAGTCCACTGCTGCATATACTTCATTCCCCCGACCGGACACTG TCTGCGGCCTCTTGATGTAGAATTCATGAGACGTCTCAGTAAGGTGGTCAACATTGTCCCAGTTATTGCCAAGGCGGATACACTCACCTTAGAGGAGAGGGACTTCTTCAAAAAGAAG ATCAGGGAAGAGCTGCGAGCCAATGGGATTGACGTGTACCCTCAGAAGGAATTTGATGAGGATGCTGAGGACAGAATGATCAACGAGAAGATTAGG GAGATGATTCCATTTGCTGTGGTGGGCAGCGACCAGGAGTACCAGGTCAATGGCAGGAGGCTGCTGGGGAGAAAGACCAAGTGGGGAACCATTGAAG TTGAGAACATAGCCCACTGTGAGTTTGCCTATTTACGGGATCTCCTCATCAG GACCCATATGCAGAACATTAAGGACATCACCAGCAGCATTCATTATGAAATGTATCGTGTTAGGCGCCTCAATGAGAATAACACAGTGTTGGCTCATGCCAACGGTATCCCAGAACACCATCTTTCTGCCCACGAGATGTAG